The following coding sequences lie in one Clupea harengus chromosome 23, Ch_v2.0.2, whole genome shotgun sequence genomic window:
- the LOC122128719 gene encoding SUN domain-containing protein 2-like yields the protein MRLLTSDYYRTDSEMNERSSSHQVSYRETPVRVFKRRTGSWSQNLSRTGSQVTTPSLSRTASHAAAPCLSFSSLTTDASLRGVASALKAATQSQSCHVGPASCFSVPSVSCSSPYGSCSSGRPLLDQACITSGYSSEECEAVLAPTLRKRSRLLSRSQRTSSSRMFSGDAESVETSLTRVLFAGLFLLCCSLFGLLRDALLLSSRTQHLRKPALTVLTLTLFATGFWYWYPALTSLLMVAEPACPGYSTSTLGMNTDPRIVTDFNVFRKEVLDRINQGEAKWKESWTRELDGVKRKIDLLEKDEERHRHMSEIMRAEITNFKDAAQNNDFDRQTWVTEKVTDADKQVAKLKDSVSHLRTAHHNLEQRVDAQENTNAQLKKELTDWLKRELRAVPGQDAGSVVLRPELQGALEALEKKLLQRLAEEVHKDRGNMWRTVGESLQNEGLGAITVKHVHEIVQRALSLYRADGTGMADYALESLGATVIGSRSSETYRTRSPCVSLFGVPLWYASECPRTVIQPEMHPGKCWAFSGSQGFLTIALSLPVRVTHVTLEHIPKSLSPTGRIDSAPREFAVYGLSGFDEQEEGKFLGRFTYNSDGEPIQTFELPDSVKDVYRAVQLRVLSNWGNHEYSCVYRFRVHGQPLPH from the exons ATGAGATTACTGACGAGCGATTATTATCGCACCGACAGTGAAATGAACGAGCGCAGCAGCTCTCACCAGGTGTCTTACCGAGAGAcccctgtcag ggtgtTTAAGAGGAGGACCGGCTCTTGGAGTCAGAATCTGTCCCGTACCGGGTCACAGGTgaccaccccctccctctcccgtaCCGCATCTCACGCGGCAGCACCCTGCCTCTCCTTCAGCTCTCTGACCACCGATGCGTCTTtgagag GTGTGGCTTCTGCCCTGAAGGCGGCCACTCAGAGCCAGAGCTGCCATGTTGGCCCCGCCTCCTGCTTCAGTGTGCCCTCTGTGTCTTGCTCCTCCCCCTACGGCAGCTGCAGTTCTgggcgccccctgctggaccaGGCGTGTATCACCTCTGGATACTCCTCAGAGGAGTGCGAGGCCGTCCTGGCCCCCACcttgaggaagaggagcaggctTCTGAGCAGGAGCCAGCgcacca GTTCCTCTAGGATGTTCTCTGGTGATGCTGAGTCTGTGGAGACAAGCCTCACACGAG TGCTGTTCGCTGGTCTCTTCCTGCTCTGCTGCAGCCTTTTTGGCCTCCTCAGGGACGCGCTGCTTCTCAGCAG TCGTACCCAGCACTTGAGGAAGCCTGCACTGACTGTTTTGACTTTGACTCTGTTTGCTACTG gtttctGGTATTGGTACCCtgctctcacctctctcctgatGGTTGCTGAACCTGCCTGTCCTGGATACAGCACATCTACCCTTGGCATGAACACG GACCCAAGGATTGTGACGGATTTCAACGTCTTCCGTAAGGAAGTCCTGGACCGCATCAACCAAGGAGAGGCCAAATGGAAGGAAAGCTGGACTAGAGAGCTGGATggtgttaag CGAAAGATCGACCTTCTggagaaggatgaagagagacacaggcacatGTCTGAG ATCATGAGAGCGGAAATTACTAACTTCAAGGATGCGGCACAAAA TAATGACTTTGACCGCCAGACTTGGGTGACTGAAAAGGTCACTGATGCAGACAAACAGGTAGCTAAACTCAAGGACAGTGTGTCACACCTCAGAACTGCCCATCACAACCTCGAACAACGTGTGGATGCACAAGAAAACACCAATGCTCAG CTGAAAAAGGAGCTCACTGATTGGCTGAAGCGAGAGCTCCGAGCAGTTCCTGGACAGGATGCAGGAAGCGTTGTTTTGCGTCCTGAACTGCAGGGGGCGCTGGAGGCTCTGGAGAAGAAGCTGCTCCAGCGTCTGGCTGAAGAGGTGCATAAGGATCGTGGCAACATGTGGAGGACTGTGGGAGAGAGCCTGCAGAATGAAGGACTAGGCGCCATAACGGTCAAG CATGTCCATGAGATTGTTCAGAGGGCATTGAGTCTTTATAGAGCAGATGGAACTGGCATGGCTGACTATGCTCTGGAGTCATTGG gtgCTACTGTGATTGGTTCACGGAGTTCTGAAACATACCGCACCAGGTCTCCATGTGTCAGCCTGTTTGGGGTGCCACTGTGGTATGCTTCAGAGTGTCCACGCACTGTTATACAG cctgagaTGCACCCTGGGAAGTGCTGGGCGTTTAGTGGCAGTCAGGGTTTCCTCACCATCGCCCTGTCCCTCCCTGTGCGCGTCACACACGTCACCTTGGAGCACATCCCCAAGAGCCTCTCCCCCACTGGACGCATTGACAGCGCCCCCCGAGAATTTGCAGTTTAT GGCCTGAGTGGCTTTGATGAGCAGGAGGAAGGGAAGTTCCTGGGTAGATTCACATACAACTCTGATGGCGAGCCCATCCAGACCTTTGAGCTACCG GACTCTGTGAAGGATGTGTATCGTGCGGTGCAGTTAAGGGTTCTCAGTAACTGGGGTAACCATGAGTACTCCTGTGTCTACAGATTCAGGGTTCACGGCCAGCCACTGCCCCACTGA